The genomic DNA GCCCGGCGAACGGAACAGCAGATCCTGCACGCGACCGGTCGCGCCGGGATGCTGGGGGCAACAACGCTGCGCAGCGAGCGAACGTTCGGCTCGACACCGGAACTCGCTCGAGCTATGCTTCGGGTACGGTCTCCGCTCCGAACCGAGACGGGGGTGCAGCATGACGGCAGCGGTCCGGCGCGTCCTCGCGCTGGTGCTCGGATTCTGGGGAATCTGGCTGTGGGGTTGGGCTGGCTGGTCGCTCGCGGCCTGGTACGGCGGGTATGGGGGCGACACGGACCTCCGCATCATCGCTGCCTGGTTCCTCGCGCTCGGCGTACCGCCGTTCCTCGCCAGCGTCGCGCTCTGGCGCAGCTGGAAGGCTCGAGCGGCCTGGGTGGTGCTGGGGTGCCTGGCACTGGTCGCCTTCTGGAGCCAGCAGCTGGCCTGGTTCAGCGTCGAACTCGTCACCGGACTCCGTACCGGCACCTGGAGCGACCCGCTGGATACCCTCGTCGCTTGGCAGTGGTCCGAACAGGCTCTCGTCGTCCCGCATGGGTGGAGCGACCTCGGGAGCTGGTTCCTCTGGTTCGCCTGGGGACTGTGGAGCCAGCTCGCCGTCGCGCTCGTCGCGCTCGTGCAGGCACTGCGCACAGGCACGGCGGGGGGAGCTGCCCGCCGGCGCGCGACCGCCGCTGCCGAGCGGCGAGCCGGGCCGACCGGTCGCGAGCAGCGCCCGGCTTTCCTGCAGCCGGTCGAGGCTCAGGTCGTCCCGAACACGTCCTGGATCTCGTTCTCGCGCGTGTCACCGGCCAGGAGCACCGGCGTCCGCTCGGCCTCGTAGCGGTTGCCGGAGAGGCGCGTCGCCGTGGTATGGAGCAGGAAGACGGCCGCCCGGCCGTTGGCGACGAAGCGGTTGTCGCGGAGCTGGTGCCCCGTCGAGACGGAGCGGTCCGGGAAGTCGCGGTTGGCCGGATCGAGGGTGAAGGCGACACCGTCGCGGCCGTTGCGGGCGATCAGGTTGGCACGCAGCGTGCCGCGCGCTCCGTGCTCCCAGTGGACACCGTCGGTGCGGTTGTCGGTGATCAGGTTTTCCTCGAGTACCGTGTCGGTAGAGAAGCCCAACCAGAAGCCGTAGTTGCTCCAGCAGGCCCGGTTGCGGCGAAAGACGTTGCCGCGCGAGAAGGTCGCCTCGAACGCGTTGTTGGGCGAGTAGGAGCCGTCGTTGCCGACGACGAGGTTGTCGTTGGAGGGCGGGCTGAACTGGTTGCCGAGGAAGAAGCCGTCGCCCGACCAGCGCAGGTCGTTGCCAGCGATGCAGTTCCGGTGGGAGCCCCAAGTGAGCAGGATCCCGGCAGCGTCGCAACCGGTGCCGCCGCAGCGGTTGACGTGGCGGGCCCGGTTGCGCTCGAGGCGG from Thermomicrobium sp. 4228-Ro includes the following:
- a CDS encoding right-handed parallel beta-helix repeat-containing protein, whose product is MSGWLARFRSRFREPRAGLVVTASTELAPGRYLLPDPAGGALRIAADDLVLDGQGALLDGGGRGGVGVVLAGRRRVVVRNLTVRGYAWALVAIDCEELLVEDCDFSANGRSDGTFLDITRSDEGAGGGARLLRTSASRIARLRATGQDIGVDLVSCRGIVVADCDLSHNAAWGIRLHGSTECRLERNRARHVNRCGGTGCDAAGILLTWGSHRNCIAGNDLRWSGDGFFLGNQFSPPSNDNLVVGNDGSYSPNNAFEATFSRGNVFRRNRACWSNYGFWLGFSTDTVLEENLITDNRTDGVHWEHGARGTLRANLIARNGRDGVAFTLDPANRDFPDRSVSTGHQLRDNRFVANGRAAVFLLHTTATRLSGNRYEAERTPVLLAGDTRENEIQDVFGTT